The Verrucomicrobiota bacterium genome includes a region encoding these proteins:
- the xylA gene encoding xylose isomerase — MPPAFANIFSIPFEGPKSRNPLAFKHYHATELVEGKTMKEHLRFSVVYWHSFRNRLADPFGMGTAIRPWDDGTESVQNAKDRVRAAFEFIEKLGAPFYAFHDRDVAPEAATLSQTNKNLDAVVNVLKEEQERSGIKLLWGTACLFTHPRYVHGAATSCNADVFAYAAAQVKKALEVTYELGGAGYVFWGGREGYSTLWNTNMKRELDHLARFLHMAVDYKKRIGFKGQFYIEPKPKEPTKHQYDSDAAACLNFLREYDLIDHLKLNLETNHATLAGHTMQHELEVAAAANALGSIDANTGDPLLGWDTDQFPTDIYLTTQCMLTILKTGGLKTGGVNFDAKVRRESFEPIDLFHAHIGGMDAFARGLKIAAAIRKDGRLAEFVQQRYCSWDSGIGAKIESGKSNFTELEAYILKQGEAAPNHSGRQEFLENLINEFI, encoded by the coding sequence ATGCCACCTGCATTCGCTAACATCTTTTCAATCCCGTTTGAAGGTCCCAAGTCAAGAAACCCGCTTGCCTTCAAGCATTACCATGCGACAGAACTCGTCGAGGGTAAGACGATGAAGGAGCACCTGCGGTTTTCAGTGGTCTATTGGCACAGCTTTCGTAATCGCCTGGCCGACCCATTCGGAATGGGCACGGCGATTCGACCTTGGGACGACGGCACAGAGTCGGTGCAGAACGCCAAGGATCGCGTCCGCGCCGCTTTCGAATTCATTGAAAAACTTGGCGCCCCGTTCTATGCGTTTCACGACCGGGATGTCGCTCCGGAGGCAGCAACCCTCAGCCAAACCAATAAGAATCTGGATGCTGTCGTGAACGTCTTGAAGGAAGAGCAGGAGCGTTCCGGGATTAAACTGCTTTGGGGTACGGCCTGTCTTTTCACGCATCCTCGTTACGTGCATGGTGCGGCCACGAGTTGCAATGCGGACGTCTTTGCGTACGCGGCGGCGCAGGTAAAAAAGGCGCTCGAAGTTACGTATGAACTCGGCGGCGCAGGTTACGTTTTTTGGGGCGGCCGTGAGGGATACTCCACTTTATGGAACACGAACATGAAGCGGGAGCTGGATCATCTCGCCAGATTCCTCCACATGGCCGTGGATTACAAGAAGAGAATCGGATTCAAAGGACAATTCTACATCGAGCCGAAGCCAAAAGAACCGACCAAACATCAATATGATTCTGACGCGGCGGCCTGTCTTAATTTCCTGCGGGAGTATGACCTCATCGACCATCTAAAGTTGAACCTCGAAACCAACCACGCGACCCTGGCTGGTCACACCATGCAGCACGAACTGGAAGTTGCCGCTGCCGCAAACGCGCTCGGCTCGATTGACGCGAATACTGGAGACCCGCTGCTCGGTTGGGACACGGATCAGTTTCCCACCGACATTTATTTGACCACCCAATGCATGCTGACGATTCTAAAAACAGGTGGTTTGAAAACTGGCGGCGTGAATTTCGACGCGAAGGTGCGACGCGAAAGCTTTGAACCCATTGATTTATTTCACGCCCACATCGGCGGCATGGATGCGTTTGCCAGGGGATTGAAGATCGCTGCGGCGATTCGCAAAGACGGACGGCTGGCTGAGTTCGTCCAGCAGCGTTATTGCTCGTGGGACTCCGGCATTGGCGCGAAAATTGAATCGGGCAAAAGCAACTTCACCGAACTCGAGGCCTACATCCTCAAGCAAGGTGAAGCGGCGCCCAACCACAGCGGTCGTCAGGAGTTTTTGGAAAACCTGATCAACGAATTCATCTGA